In Rhizobium sp. ZPR4, a genomic segment contains:
- a CDS encoding HAD-IA family hydrolase — protein MKSPLVVFDLDGTLLDTHADLIVSLNHTIAALKLPPISYDDVTHLVGNGAQVMIERACKLHGYTLTSEELPALLQRFITHYSETMPGATQPYPGLLAALNTLRSQGYKLAVCTNKMESLARTLLDRLELTHYFEAITGGDTFTVRKPNAEHLIGTVERAGGDIARTIMIGDSINDILVARNAGVPSVAVPFGYSDVGVETLGPNRIIYHYDELTPELVEGLLAA, from the coding sequence GTGAAATCTCCCCTTGTCGTATTCGATCTCGATGGCACGCTGCTGGACACGCATGCGGACCTGATCGTCAGCCTGAACCATACGATCGCCGCCCTCAAGCTTCCGCCCATCAGCTACGACGACGTGACGCATCTCGTCGGCAACGGCGCGCAGGTGATGATCGAGCGAGCCTGCAAGCTGCACGGCTATACGCTGACATCGGAAGAATTGCCGGCTCTCCTCCAGCGCTTCATAACCCATTATTCCGAGACGATGCCGGGCGCCACGCAGCCATACCCGGGGCTCCTGGCGGCCCTTAATACGCTGAGAAGCCAGGGCTACAAGCTCGCTGTCTGCACCAACAAGATGGAATCGCTGGCACGCACCCTGCTCGACCGACTGGAGCTGACCCATTACTTCGAGGCCATTACCGGTGGCGACACCTTCACCGTGCGCAAGCCGAATGCCGAGCATCTGATCGGCACGGTTGAACGCGCCGGCGGCGACATCGCCCGCACCATCATGATCGGCGACAGCATCAACGACATCCTCGTCGCCCGCAACGCCGGCGTGCCTTCGGTGGCGGTTCCATTCGGCTATTCCGATGTCGGTGTGGAAACGCTCGGCCCGAACCGCATCATCTATCACTATGACGAG